A genomic segment from Parambassis ranga unplaced genomic scaffold, fParRan2.1 scaffold_110_arrow_ctg1, whole genome shotgun sequence encodes:
- the LOC114429352 gene encoding mitochondrial ubiquitin ligase activator of nfkb 1-A-like, protein MAKFCLGFSLTEALCLGAGLAVSGLCYYMYRKKKKTADELDNASHINIDGNLKDTLEVTPGARLQYAVVEGVVEPVGEPLRSQCHEDIVGVVHKVEVTEPRLGLSSLYSALFKSHDKPVLHKQVTSVPFVLRGSDGTAVQVHCPLKASGLNMEMLYKRFLQVSHGFSVLGWYFSGVKSYSRLETEEMLRVGTRVTGVGQLTLDPDGTLNLRPPSDGSKYFLSMADYDTLRKQYSAATKAWKRFAVIFALAGAAALYLHGKLR, encoded by the exons ATGGCGAAATTCTGTCTCGGTTTTTCACTGACAGAGGCACTGTGTCTTGGGGCCGGCTTGGCTGTTTCAGGCCTTTGCTACTATATgtatagaaagaagaagaagacagcagatgagcttgat AATGCCTCCCACATCAACATAGATGGAAACCTTAAAGACACTTTGGAGGTTACACCAGGAGCACGTCTGCAGTATGCTGTTGTTGAAG GTGTTGTGGAGCCTGTAGGCGAGCCACTGAGGAGTCAGTGTCATGAAGACATTGTTGGTGTGGTGCACAAAGTGGAAGTCACAGAGCCCAGGCTGGGATTGAGCAGCCTTTACTCTGCTCTTTTCAAGAGTCATGATAAGCCAGTCTTGCACAAACAAGTGACATCGGTGCCCTTCGTATTAAGGGGTTCGGATGGGACTGCAGTCCAAGTCCATTGTCCACTGAAGgcctctggactgaacatggagatGTTGTACAAGAGGTTTCTCCAGGTCAGCCATGGATTCAGTGTTCTTGGATGGTATTTCAGCGGGGTGAAGTCCTACAGTCGACTGGAGACCGAGGAAATGCTTAGA GTGGGCACACGTGTTACTGGTGTAGGCCAGCTGACGCTGGACCCAGATGGCACCCTGAATCTTAGACCCCCTTCTGATGGATCTAAGTACTTTCTGAGCATGGCAGACTATGACACTTTACGAAAACAATACAGCGCTGCGACCAAAGCGTGGAAGCGTTTTGCTGTTATATTTGCTTTAGCCGGTGCAGCGGCACTCTACCTACATGGAAAGCTTCGCTGA